One Amorphoplanes digitatis genomic window carries:
- a CDS encoding glycosyltransferase family 2 protein, translating to MPEAYPDVSVIVATCDRPGLLERAVASILSQDYPGRVECIVVYDHVDVRDLNLSVGPDRALKLINNGRWQGLPGGRNSGVDAATGELLAFCDDDDIWLPAKLSRQVELLADPAIGAVSCGLRLRGPGIDKERVLDRDRVVLDELLADRVMEVHSSTMLVRRSTWAAAGDVDEGIPGGYSEDYEWLLRVTAHTPIAVVRQALVIVDWHGGSFYFGRWATIVQAQRYLIDKHPELAGSRRGMARLRGQIAFALASGNRRMEALRELAAVVRLNPTEKRVLVIVPVILGLATGERLLRMAQKRGKGI from the coding sequence GTGCCAGAGGCCTATCCCGACGTCAGTGTCATCGTCGCCACCTGTGACCGCCCCGGTCTGCTTGAGCGGGCCGTGGCCAGCATCCTCAGCCAGGACTATCCCGGTCGCGTCGAGTGCATCGTGGTCTACGACCACGTCGACGTGCGCGACCTGAATTTGTCGGTCGGACCGGACCGGGCTCTAAAGCTGATCAACAACGGCCGCTGGCAGGGCCTGCCCGGCGGCCGCAACAGCGGCGTCGACGCGGCGACCGGCGAGCTGCTGGCGTTCTGCGACGACGACGACATCTGGCTGCCCGCCAAGCTCAGCCGGCAGGTGGAGCTGCTCGCCGACCCGGCGATCGGCGCGGTGAGCTGCGGGCTGCGGCTGCGCGGCCCCGGCATCGACAAGGAGCGCGTGCTCGACCGCGACCGCGTCGTCCTCGACGAGTTGCTTGCCGACCGGGTCATGGAGGTGCACTCCAGCACCATGCTGGTGCGGCGCTCGACCTGGGCCGCCGCCGGCGACGTCGACGAGGGCATCCCGGGCGGCTACAGCGAGGACTACGAGTGGCTGCTGCGGGTCACCGCGCACACGCCGATCGCGGTGGTCCGGCAGGCGCTGGTCATCGTCGACTGGCACGGCGGCTCGTTCTACTTCGGCCGCTGGGCGACGATCGTGCAGGCGCAGCGCTACCTCATCGACAAGCATCCGGAACTGGCTGGCAGCCGCCGCGGCATGGCCCGGCTGCGCGGGCAGATCGCGTTCGCACTCGCCTCGGGCAACCGGCGGATGGAGGCGCTGCGCGAGCTCGCCGCCGTCGTGCGGCTCAACCCCACCGAGAAGCGGGTGCTGGTCATCGTTCCGGTGATCCTGGGCCTGGCGACCGGCGAGCGGTTGCTGCGGATGGCGCAGAAGCGCGGCAAGGGGATCTGA
- a CDS encoding lipopolysaccharide biosynthesis protein: MSTIARPADTESRRSARSGAIGLLGAAVNGACGFVLTAVIVRVFGPAESGAFFTAVGIVSIVGPLCCLGADTGLVWALPRRTLGPAGDAARLLPLALVPTAVVAVAVAVAGWIGAPALAAALLDGGRDGTTLVRLACVGIPVFVIATVLISGVRATRAVGAYVGLQLVAVPISRPLLIGAVAAGAGSAVLGFAGWLLPLAVAAVAAALLLVGPLGLRRGAGLRPSAADRRLFWSFALPRALSTAIDASSMWVGVLLTSALAGQAEAGVFGAVGRYALAGLLIMQGLRVAVAPQLSRLLGTQRRREAAQIYRRTTLWIVLLSWPAYLLLAAFAPAFLTLFGAGFAGGSAPMVVLAAAMLVNVGVGLVQTVLLMSGNSRGHLLATMSGLALNVVLCFVLIPGHGALGAAIAWSLGIVCENVIAASLARSALGEPLFGRALMGTALAVAAVTCLAVGAGVLAGGRGLAGLGVALAVLALGAIASLGSGRVRLALKNIRAQLGPGPERR; encoded by the coding sequence ATGAGCACCATCGCGAGGCCCGCGGACACCGAGTCGCGGCGCAGCGCGCGCAGCGGCGCGATCGGCCTGCTCGGCGCCGCGGTGAACGGGGCCTGCGGATTCGTGCTCACCGCCGTGATCGTGCGCGTCTTCGGCCCGGCCGAGTCGGGCGCGTTCTTCACCGCCGTCGGAATCGTCAGCATCGTCGGCCCGCTGTGCTGCCTCGGCGCCGACACCGGCCTCGTGTGGGCGCTGCCCCGGCGCACCCTGGGCCCGGCCGGTGACGCGGCCCGGCTGCTGCCCCTCGCGCTGGTCCCGACGGCCGTCGTGGCCGTCGCCGTCGCGGTGGCCGGCTGGATCGGTGCTCCGGCGCTCGCCGCGGCACTGCTCGACGGCGGACGGGACGGCACGACCCTGGTCCGGCTCGCCTGCGTGGGCATACCGGTGTTCGTCATCGCCACCGTGCTGATCAGCGGGGTCCGCGCGACCCGCGCGGTCGGTGCCTACGTCGGTCTGCAACTGGTCGCCGTGCCGATCTCCCGGCCGCTGCTCATCGGCGCGGTCGCCGCCGGCGCCGGGTCCGCCGTCCTGGGCTTCGCGGGCTGGCTGCTGCCCCTCGCGGTCGCGGCCGTGGCGGCCGCCCTGCTCCTGGTCGGCCCGCTCGGCCTGCGCCGGGGTGCCGGCCTGCGGCCGTCCGCCGCGGACCGCCGCCTGTTCTGGTCGTTCGCCCTGCCGCGCGCCCTGTCGACGGCGATCGACGCAAGCAGCATGTGGGTCGGCGTTCTGCTCACCTCCGCGCTGGCCGGTCAGGCGGAGGCGGGGGTCTTCGGTGCCGTGGGCCGCTACGCGCTCGCCGGACTGCTGATCATGCAGGGCCTGCGGGTCGCCGTCGCACCGCAGCTGTCGCGGCTGCTCGGCACGCAACGACGGCGGGAGGCGGCGCAGATCTACCGGCGGACGACGTTGTGGATCGTGCTGCTGTCCTGGCCCGCCTATCTGCTGCTGGCGGCCTTCGCCCCCGCCTTCCTCACCCTGTTCGGCGCCGGGTTCGCCGGTGGATCCGCGCCGATGGTGGTACTGGCCGCCGCGATGCTCGTCAACGTCGGTGTCGGACTCGTGCAGACCGTGCTGCTGATGAGCGGCAACAGCCGGGGTCACCTGCTCGCCACGATGTCCGGCCTCGCGTTGAACGTGGTCCTCTGCTTCGTGCTCATCCCGGGTCACGGCGCGCTGGGTGCGGCGATCGCCTGGTCCCTCGGGATCGTCTGCGAGAACGTGATCGCCGCCAGCCTCGCCCGGAGCGCGCTCGGCGAGCCGCTCTTCGGCCGCGCCCTGATGGGCACCGCGCTCGCCGTGGCGGCCGTGACCTGCCTTGCTGTCGGCGCCGGCGTTCTCGCGGGCGGACGCGGGCTGGCCGGCCTGGGTGTCGCGCTCGCGGTCCTCGCGCTCGGCGCGATCGCCTCGCTCGGCAGCGGACGGGTCCGCCTCGCGCTCAAGAACATCCGGGCCCAGCTCGGGCCCGGCCCGGAGCGCCGCTAG
- a CDS encoding delta-60 repeat domain-containing protein — MSLTVALTAVPASAVYVPPNDPATLVSANPADNTPHLQNGSMRAFAQIGNTVYAGGSFAGVKPAGATTWTPVENLIAYDAGTGALKTGFAPVLDGAVQTLAVSPDGKLIVGGSFGTVNGVARKNLVELDPATGATVAGWVGRADGGVVRRAIVHGNYLYIAGAFHWVNGTEHSLLARLNATTGAIDAGFQIDASGPRPYANSTELVWGLAVAPDGGTVVAVGNFTDVNGNARNQVVMIETSGTPTVADWNTDRYVAACYSGSFPFYARDVDFGDDGKYFVIIGDGGRGDAYCDATARWETADRGSNVQATWVNFTGTDSVTSLEVADGVVYVGGHFRWQNNANGNDAQGAGGVSRYGIAALDQQNGVPLNWNPTRSPGSQLPAGGTEWGPIMWELWKGPDGLFAGFDADGLGNEYHGRMGYFPESGGRNLPVQDAPQAASGYLYLGAGNGQLTKVPYGPTGVGTPATVSQPQLTSARSAFMVSNKLYWAKIDSSAPSGSVLNISIVSGAGAIGAPWVGSGYNSWFTAASMTGAFYLQGRMYYTTSTSNSLFYRYLTPDGYVIGCTAFTLPTSGIDWRTVRGMTWVAGKVVYGSTDGSLRTVAFDPAATTAVTGSTATVVAAPNAAATWSNQTLFFATS; from the coding sequence ATGAGTTTGACGGTCGCTCTGACCGCCGTCCCGGCGAGCGCCGTATACGTACCACCGAACGACCCGGCGACCCTGGTCTCGGCCAATCCGGCGGACAACACGCCACACCTGCAGAACGGAAGCATGCGGGCCTTCGCGCAGATCGGTAACACGGTCTACGCGGGCGGCTCGTTCGCCGGGGTCAAGCCCGCCGGCGCCACCACCTGGACGCCGGTGGAGAACCTGATCGCCTACGACGCCGGCACCGGCGCGCTGAAGACCGGCTTCGCCCCGGTCCTCGACGGCGCGGTGCAGACGCTCGCGGTCAGCCCCGACGGCAAGCTCATCGTCGGCGGCAGCTTCGGCACCGTCAACGGCGTCGCGCGCAAGAACCTGGTCGAGCTCGACCCGGCCACCGGCGCCACGGTCGCCGGCTGGGTCGGCCGGGCCGACGGCGGCGTCGTGCGCCGCGCGATCGTGCACGGCAACTACCTCTACATCGCCGGCGCCTTCCACTGGGTCAACGGCACCGAGCACTCGCTGCTCGCCCGGCTCAACGCCACCACCGGCGCCATCGACGCCGGCTTCCAGATCGATGCGAGCGGCCCCCGCCCGTACGCGAACAGCACCGAGCTGGTCTGGGGCCTCGCGGTCGCGCCCGACGGCGGCACCGTAGTGGCGGTCGGCAACTTCACCGACGTGAACGGCAACGCCCGCAACCAGGTCGTCATGATCGAGACCAGCGGCACGCCGACGGTCGCGGACTGGAACACCGACCGGTACGTCGCCGCCTGCTACAGCGGCTCGTTCCCGTTTTACGCGCGCGATGTGGACTTCGGCGACGACGGCAAGTACTTCGTCATCATCGGTGACGGCGGCCGCGGCGACGCGTACTGCGACGCCACCGCCCGGTGGGAGACCGCGGACCGCGGGTCCAACGTCCAGGCCACCTGGGTCAACTTCACCGGCACCGACTCGGTCACCTCGCTCGAGGTCGCCGACGGCGTCGTCTACGTCGGCGGCCACTTCCGCTGGCAGAACAACGCCAACGGCAACGACGCGCAGGGCGCCGGCGGCGTCAGCCGCTACGGCATCGCCGCGCTGGACCAGCAGAACGGCGTGCCGCTGAACTGGAACCCGACCCGCTCGCCCGGCAGCCAGCTGCCGGCCGGCGGCACCGAGTGGGGCCCGATCATGTGGGAGCTCTGGAAGGGCCCGGACGGCCTCTTCGCCGGCTTCGACGCGGACGGCCTCGGCAACGAGTACCACGGGCGGATGGGCTACTTCCCGGAGTCCGGCGGCCGCAACCTTCCCGTTCAGGACGCGCCGCAGGCCGCCTCCGGCTACCTCTACCTCGGCGCCGGCAACGGCCAGCTGACCAAGGTGCCGTACGGCCCGACCGGGGTCGGCACGCCGGCCACGGTCAGCCAGCCGCAGCTCACCTCGGCGCGGTCGGCGTTCATGGTGTCCAACAAGCTCTACTGGGCCAAGATCGACAGCTCCGCGCCCAGCGGCAGCGTGCTGAACATCTCGATCGTCAGTGGCGCCGGCGCGATCGGTGCACCGTGGGTGGGCAGCGGCTACAACTCCTGGTTCACGGCCGCCAGCATGACCGGCGCGTTCTACCTGCAGGGCCGCATGTACTACACGACGTCGACCAGCAACTCGCTGTTCTACCGGTACCTGACGCCGGACGGCTACGTCATCGGCTGCACCGCGTTCACGCTGCCCACCTCGGGCATCGACTGGCGCACCGTGCGGGGCATGACCTGGGTCGCCGGCAAGGTCGTCTACGGCTCAACGGACGGCTCGCTGCGCACGGTGGCCTTCGATCCGGCCGCCACGACCGCGGTTACCGGATCGACCGCCACCGTTGTCGCCGCCCCGAATGCGGCGGCAACGTGGTCCAATCAGACACTGTTCTTCGCAACCTCGTAA
- a CDS encoding class I SAM-dependent methyltransferase, producing the protein MDLHSLRWRLVDRPDSWGAKRREARSRWLAETFPNLSDMSVVDLGGRVGFWRRLPVRPKHVHVVNLEPAPADLPEWVEVDHGDACALPAEIADRRYDLVFSNSVIEHVGGHERRLRFAEAVHALAPAYWVQTPYRYFPIEPHWIAPGMQFLPVVVRREVARKWPLAYTPGRTREEALSRVLWTELVDKTQMRAYFPDATLRSEKVMGLTKSLIAYKTA; encoded by the coding sequence ATGGACCTTCATTCCCTGCGTTGGCGCTTGGTCGATCGGCCCGATTCCTGGGGCGCGAAACGCCGGGAAGCGCGGTCGCGGTGGCTGGCGGAGACCTTTCCAAATCTGTCCGACATGTCCGTTGTGGATCTGGGCGGCCGGGTCGGCTTCTGGCGCCGGCTTCCGGTGCGGCCCAAGCACGTGCACGTCGTGAACCTCGAACCGGCCCCGGCGGACCTGCCGGAGTGGGTCGAGGTGGACCACGGCGACGCCTGCGCCCTGCCGGCCGAGATCGCCGACCGGCGCTACGATCTGGTCTTCAGCAACTCGGTCATCGAGCACGTCGGCGGTCACGAGCGCCGGCTGCGCTTCGCCGAGGCGGTGCACGCGCTGGCGCCGGCGTACTGGGTGCAGACGCCGTACCGCTACTTCCCGATCGAGCCGCACTGGATAGCGCCCGGAATGCAGTTCCTGCCGGTGGTCGTGCGCCGAGAGGTGGCCCGCAAATGGCCACTGGCCTACACCCCCGGCCGCACCCGCGAGGAGGCGCTGTCCCGCGTGCTGTGGACGGAACTGGTGGACAAGACACAGATGCGCGCCTACTTCCCGGACGCCACTCTGCGCTCGGAGAAGGTCATGGGGCTCACGAAGTCCCTCATCGCCTACAAGACGGCTTGA